The following coding sequences lie in one Microbacterium sp. XT11 genomic window:
- a CDS encoding stress protein gives MSDQNQGQFGNREDTEEQARKGGQQSSGQFGAENGADPSEAGREGGQQSSGRFGAENGADPTEAGREGGQS, from the coding sequence ATGAGCGACCAGAATCAGGGACAGTTCGGCAACCGCGAGGACACCGAGGAGCAGGCCCGCAAGGGCGGGCAGCAGAGCAGCGGCCAGTTCGGCGCGGAGAACGGCGCCGACCCCAGCGAGGCCGGACGTGAAGGCGGTCAGCAGAGCAGCGGCCGGTTCGGAGCCGAGAACGGCGCAGATCCGACCGAGGCCGGGCGCGAAGGCGGCCAGTCGTAA
- a CDS encoding DUF503 domain-containing protein, producing MWIGWIEFDVLLGDVHSLKEKRSVIRPIIADLARRTEAAAAEVGAQDLHRRTAIGVSVVATHASHVRDVLDQAERMLSEQHPEVTVLSARRGLHSSDD from the coding sequence ATGTGGATCGGCTGGATCGAGTTCGACGTGCTGCTCGGCGACGTGCACTCGCTGAAGGAGAAGCGCAGCGTGATCCGGCCGATCATCGCCGACCTGGCCCGGCGCACCGAGGCGGCGGCCGCAGAGGTCGGAGCGCAGGATCTGCATCGGCGCACGGCCATCGGCGTCTCGGTCGTGGCGACGCACGCATCGCATGTGCGCGACGTGCTCGACCAGGCGGAGCGGATGCTGTCGGAGCAGCATCCGGAGGTCACGGTGCTCTCGGCCCGGCGGGGCTTGCACTCCAGCGACGACTGA
- a CDS encoding NAD(P)H-hydrate epimerase translates to MPHTVPTYTADQVRAAEAPLLAAGVPLMRRAARALAAVIAERDPKRMLVIAGSGDNGGDALFAAAELASGGTAIDVLRTSDRAHEEGFAAAMNAGAREVELDLLEPAGYDLVLDGILGIGARGALRGRARNAVQALLPHHPRVIAVDIPSGLDPDTGDTDGTVLAAETTVTFGAVKAGLATGDGPRLAGRLVLVDLGLTLADPVGSASVHAIR, encoded by the coding sequence ATGCCGCACACTGTCCCCACGTACACCGCCGATCAGGTGCGGGCGGCGGAGGCGCCGCTGCTCGCGGCCGGCGTCCCGCTCATGCGCCGGGCTGCTCGCGCGCTCGCGGCAGTGATCGCAGAACGCGATCCGAAGCGGATGCTGGTGATCGCCGGATCCGGAGACAACGGCGGCGACGCGCTCTTCGCTGCCGCCGAGCTCGCGTCGGGCGGCACAGCGATCGACGTGCTCCGCACCTCCGATCGCGCCCACGAGGAGGGCTTCGCCGCGGCCATGAATGCGGGTGCGCGGGAGGTCGAACTCGACCTCCTCGAGCCCGCGGGCTATGACCTCGTCCTCGACGGCATCCTCGGCATCGGCGCTCGCGGCGCACTGCGCGGCCGGGCGCGCAACGCAGTGCAGGCGCTCCTCCCGCACCATCCCCGGGTGATCGCGGTCGACATCCCGAGCGGGCTCGATCCCGACACCGGTGACACCGACGGGACCGTGCTCGCGGCCGAGACGACCGTGACGTTCGGTGCCGTGAAGGCAGGTCTGGCAACAGGCGACGGGCCGCGTCTCGCAGGACGTCTCGTGCTCGTCGATCTCGGCCTCACGCTGGCAGATCCCGTGGGCTCCGCATCCGTCCACGCGATCAGGTAG
- a CDS encoding metallophosphoesterase: MILTEHPRPSHTFVHISDTHLPGERSPLYGSGADADSNLSLLLSRLVSSGLRPDALLMTGDLTDRGDASAYRRLRALIEPAAEALKCEVVWVAGNHDSRAAMRTELLDSPSSADPITSVTWFGDLRVIALDSTVPGAHWGELDDAQLSWLAEELATPAPGGTLLLMHHPPLPTVLDLAVTVELRDQPRLAAVLRGSDVRAILSGHVHHPSFGTFAGIPVAVASSSAYGQDLAQPVGATRGQDAAQGYNLVQVYEATVVHSVVSLERGADVGEAVPADEAGRRIAGRGIGWRGQR, from the coding sequence ATGATCCTCACCGAGCACCCCCGCCCTTCGCACACCTTCGTGCACATCTCCGATACACACCTGCCGGGTGAGCGGTCGCCGCTGTACGGCAGCGGGGCCGATGCCGATTCCAATCTCTCGCTCCTGCTGTCGCGGCTCGTGTCGTCCGGGCTGAGGCCGGACGCGCTGCTCATGACGGGAGACCTGACCGATCGCGGCGACGCGTCGGCGTACCGGCGGCTGCGGGCGCTGATCGAGCCGGCTGCGGAGGCGCTGAAGTGCGAGGTGGTGTGGGTCGCGGGGAACCATGATTCCCGCGCCGCAATGCGCACCGAGCTCCTGGACAGCCCGAGTTCAGCCGACCCGATCACCTCGGTCACGTGGTTCGGCGACCTGCGCGTGATCGCGCTGGACTCCACTGTCCCAGGCGCGCACTGGGGAGAGCTCGACGATGCGCAGCTGTCGTGGCTCGCGGAGGAACTCGCGACCCCGGCGCCCGGAGGGACGCTCCTGCTCATGCACCACCCGCCGCTGCCCACCGTGCTGGACCTTGCGGTGACGGTCGAACTGCGCGACCAGCCCCGGCTCGCCGCGGTGCTGCGCGGCTCGGACGTGCGCGCGATCCTCTCCGGGCACGTGCATCACCCGTCGTTCGGCACGTTCGCCGGCATCCCGGTCGCGGTCGCATCGTCGAGCGCGTACGGCCAGGACCTCGCGCAGCCGGTCGGCGCGACGAGAGGCCAGGATGCCGCGCAGGGCTACAACCTCGTGCAGGTGTACGAGGCGACCGTCGTGCACTCGGTGGTCTCCCTGGAGCGCGGAGCCGACGTCGGTGAGGCGGTGCCGGCCGACGAGGCCGGGCGCCGGATCGCGGGGCGCGGGATCGGGTGGCGCGGGCAGCGCTGA
- a CDS encoding LacI family DNA-binding transcriptional regulator, which translates to MSPSSDAGTADAGKPDAGRPQAASADKTKADAAGRGAATPALRVTISDVAAAAGVSRATATRALKGEGRFAPETRDRILEVAERLGYVRNTMAAELAAGRTGTVGLMLRDASNPAYGLLFSRLQDEGHRRGLDLVTVTIGADEQGAKQVGALHRLLGMRVAGLIVATGGITAAQLEPFADQVPILRAGRVESSERIHTVHYDDSGHGRLLAEHILSLGHRKVVVLAGSPEASYPEHLRATAMQETLSAGGAEVTMIAAGAGPAEGVDQALSAVRVGATAVMCASDYRQLAVMRAARAAGMDVPGDVSVTGCDGILPGADLLGLTTVRIPVEEVAAAAVETMQTLLTTESPVPTVRRGFTGTLVPGTTAASP; encoded by the coding sequence GTGAGCCCCTCATCGGATGCCGGGACGGCGGATGCTGGGAAGCCGGATGCCGGGCGGCCGCAGGCCGCGTCGGCAGACAAGACGAAGGCGGATGCCGCAGGCCGCGGCGCCGCGACCCCCGCGCTGCGTGTCACGATCAGCGACGTCGCGGCGGCGGCGGGCGTCTCGCGGGCGACCGCGACGCGCGCGCTCAAGGGCGAGGGCCGGTTCGCGCCCGAGACGCGCGACCGGATCCTCGAGGTCGCCGAACGGCTCGGGTACGTGCGCAACACCATGGCCGCGGAGCTCGCGGCGGGGCGCACCGGCACGGTCGGCCTCATGCTCCGGGACGCGAGCAACCCCGCGTACGGTCTGCTGTTCTCCCGCCTGCAGGACGAGGGGCACCGTCGCGGGCTCGACCTCGTCACGGTCACGATCGGCGCCGACGAGCAGGGCGCGAAGCAGGTGGGCGCCCTGCACCGACTGCTCGGGATGCGGGTCGCAGGCCTCATCGTCGCGACCGGCGGCATCACGGCCGCGCAGCTCGAGCCGTTCGCCGACCAGGTGCCGATCCTGCGCGCAGGGCGCGTGGAGTCCTCGGAGCGGATCCACACCGTGCACTACGACGACTCCGGCCACGGTCGGCTGCTCGCCGAGCACATCCTGTCGCTGGGCCACCGCAAGGTCGTCGTGCTCGCTGGCAGCCCCGAGGCGTCGTACCCCGAGCATCTGCGAGCGACCGCGATGCAGGAGACGCTCAGCGCGGGCGGCGCCGAGGTGACGATGATCGCCGCGGGCGCCGGCCCAGCCGAGGGCGTGGACCAAGCGCTGTCGGCCGTGCGCGTGGGAGCGACCGCCGTGATGTGCGCCTCGGACTACCGGCAGCTCGCGGTGATGCGCGCCGCGCGCGCAGCCGGGATGGACGTGCCCGGGGACGTGAGCGTGACCGGGTGCGACGGCATCCTTCCCGGTGCCGACCTGCTGGGCCTCACGACCGTGCGGATCCCTGTGGAGGAGGTCGCGGCCGCCGCGGTCGAGACCATGCAGACGCTGCTGACGACCGAGAGTCCCGTTCCGACCGTGCGCCGCGGATTCACCGGCACGCTCGTGCCGGGGACGACCGCGGCCTCACCCTGA
- a CDS encoding ABC transporter permease has translation MSDPSSPSDPSSPVPPPSAGLPGEAGVLTSVADPRSRRRTRRPGSIAAMLRSPLAWVTIVVVLWFAAAFLVLPNAALLGVTFFPDGQFSFRAVEKLLGSERALKTLGNSFLLAVTLSVTVNVVGVFIVLVTQYFQVRGSRLLWLGYATTLIYGGIVLAAGYNFIYGRFGFFTNLMVNVWPDLDRGWFSGYFAVVFVMTFATTTNHMLFLSSSLGKVDYASIEAAKLMGASTWTILRRIVLPVMKPMLFAVTVLTFLIGLGALTAPLVLGGPDFQTVAPLIIDLSRSPVTRDIAALLAIVLGVATIILIAVMNRAEKSGVYFSVAKVATPIQKQPIRNPVANAIVHVIAYALWVIYLIPVVLIVIFSFVDARSILAGSITFDSFTLENYITVFSSAEAIRPFLVSVVYSALASLIVVGGLLFVARLLQKHRNVVTSAIEYVLHIPWILPIVLIALALVMAFDRPQGIVANVVLTGTPVLLLIAYISVKIPFTLRLLKAAFASVPDSLEDASRILGARSLTTFRRVLIPLVLPTAAAITALNFNSLLDDYDAAIFLYHPLYKPLGVAIQESTRGENNLDAMPITFVYTVLLMIIMGVTMYLVYGRGARAGSPRRRRSRS, from the coding sequence ATGAGCGATCCGTCCTCCCCCAGCGATCCGTCCTCCCCCGTCCCGCCGCCGTCCGCGGGCCTCCCCGGCGAAGCGGGCGTGCTGACGAGCGTCGCCGACCCGCGATCCCGGCGCCGCACGCGCCGGCCGGGCAGCATCGCCGCGATGCTGCGCTCCCCGCTCGCGTGGGTCACGATCGTCGTCGTGCTGTGGTTCGCCGCGGCCTTCCTCGTGCTGCCGAACGCGGCACTGCTGGGCGTCACGTTCTTCCCGGACGGGCAGTTCAGCTTCCGAGCTGTCGAGAAGCTGCTCGGCAGCGAGCGCGCGCTGAAGACGCTCGGCAACAGCTTCCTGCTCGCGGTCACGCTGTCGGTCACGGTGAACGTGGTCGGCGTGTTCATCGTGCTCGTGACGCAGTACTTCCAGGTGCGCGGCTCGCGGCTGCTGTGGCTCGGATACGCGACCACGCTCATCTACGGCGGCATCGTGCTGGCCGCCGGATACAACTTCATCTACGGCCGGTTCGGGTTCTTCACGAACCTCATGGTGAACGTCTGGCCGGACCTGGACCGCGGCTGGTTCTCCGGCTACTTCGCCGTGGTGTTCGTGATGACCTTCGCGACCACGACCAACCACATGCTGTTCCTGTCGTCCTCGCTCGGCAAGGTCGACTACGCGTCGATCGAGGCCGCGAAGCTCATGGGCGCGTCGACCTGGACGATCCTGCGCCGCATCGTGCTTCCGGTCATGAAGCCGATGCTGTTCGCGGTGACGGTGCTCACGTTCCTGATCGGGCTGGGCGCCCTGACTGCGCCGCTCGTGCTCGGCGGACCCGACTTCCAGACCGTCGCGCCGCTCATCATCGACCTGTCGCGCAGCCCCGTCACGCGCGACATCGCCGCACTGCTCGCGATCGTGCTCGGTGTGGCCACGATCATCCTCATCGCCGTCATGAACCGCGCGGAGAAGTCCGGCGTGTACTTCTCGGTCGCGAAGGTCGCGACCCCGATCCAGAAGCAGCCGATCCGCAACCCGGTCGCGAACGCGATCGTGCACGTGATCGCGTACGCCCTGTGGGTGATCTACCTGATCCCGGTGGTGCTGATCGTGATCTTCTCGTTCGTGGATGCCCGCAGCATCCTGGCGGGGTCCATCACGTTCGACAGCTTCACGCTGGAGAACTACATCACGGTGTTCTCGAGCGCCGAGGCGATCCGCCCGTTCCTCGTGAGCGTCGTGTACAGCGCTCTCGCGTCGCTGATCGTCGTGGGCGGCCTGCTGTTCGTGGCGCGCCTGCTGCAGAAGCACCGGAACGTGGTCACGTCCGCGATCGAGTACGTGCTGCACATCCCGTGGATCCTGCCGATCGTGCTGATCGCGCTCGCCCTCGTCATGGCGTTCGACCGGCCGCAGGGCATCGTCGCGAACGTCGTGCTGACCGGCACGCCGGTGCTGCTGCTGATCGCGTACATCAGCGTGAAGATCCCGTTCACGCTGCGGCTGCTCAAGGCCGCGTTCGCGTCGGTGCCGGACTCGCTCGAGGACGCCTCCCGCATCCTCGGCGCGCGCTCGCTCACGACGTTCCGGCGCGTGCTGATCCCGCTCGTGCTGCCGACCGCGGCCGCGATCACGGCGCTGAACTTCAACAGCCTGCTGGACGACTACGACGCCGCGATCTTCCTGTACCACCCGCTGTACAAGCCGCTGGGCGTCGCGATCCAGGAGAGCACGCGCGGCGAGAACAACCTCGACGCGATGCCGATCACGTTCGTGTACACGGTGCTGCTCATGATCATCATGGGTGTCACGATGTATCTCGTGTATGGACGAGGTGCGCGGGCAGGGTCGCCACGACGACGGAGGTCGCGTTCGTGA
- a CDS encoding ABC transporter ATP-binding protein: MIRFDDVEVAFGDHRAVSHLDLEIQEGEFFTLLGPSGCGKTTALRTLAGFIQPTGGSIHIAGRDVTRVPSEKRGVGMVFQNYALFPSMNVRDNIAFGMSVQKVSKAERNRRVDEIAERTGLASAQLDKNVSELSGGQQQRVAIARALVLTPRILLLDEPLSNLDAKLRVQLREQLKELQHEVGVTTVYVTHDQEEALTLSDRIAVLDAGRLQQVGTPEEIYDRSATPFVCRFIGENNRLTSAQLAGIGAGLDPAAESYVRPEKLRLDAADAAASAPALDGTIVDRTYHGSHSVYTVAVADSTLRVSVPAAASARRWNPGDAVRVGVDPQWILQYPAA, from the coding sequence ATGATCCGTTTCGACGATGTCGAGGTCGCATTCGGCGATCACCGTGCGGTCTCGCACCTCGATCTGGAGATCCAGGAGGGTGAGTTCTTCACCCTCCTGGGTCCGTCCGGATGCGGGAAGACCACCGCCCTGCGCACGCTCGCCGGGTTCATCCAGCCCACCGGCGGCAGCATCCACATCGCCGGCCGCGACGTGACCCGCGTGCCGAGCGAGAAGCGCGGCGTGGGCATGGTGTTCCAGAACTATGCGCTCTTCCCGAGCATGAACGTGCGAGACAACATCGCCTTCGGGATGTCGGTGCAGAAGGTCTCGAAGGCCGAGCGGAACCGCCGCGTCGACGAGATCGCGGAGCGCACCGGGCTCGCCTCCGCCCAGCTCGACAAGAACGTGTCCGAGCTGTCTGGCGGTCAGCAGCAGCGCGTCGCGATCGCCCGCGCTCTCGTGCTCACGCCGCGGATCCTGCTGCTCGACGAGCCGCTGTCGAACCTCGACGCGAAGCTGCGCGTGCAGCTGCGCGAGCAGCTCAAGGAGCTGCAGCACGAGGTGGGCGTGACCACGGTGTACGTCACGCATGACCAGGAGGAGGCGCTGACCCTCAGCGACCGGATCGCGGTGCTCGACGCCGGCCGGTTGCAGCAGGTCGGCACCCCGGAGGAGATCTACGACCGCAGCGCGACGCCGTTCGTGTGCCGGTTCATCGGCGAGAACAACCGGCTCACCTCTGCCCAGCTCGCCGGCATCGGCGCGGGCCTCGACCCCGCGGCGGAGAGCTACGTGCGGCCCGAGAAGCTGCGTCTGGACGCCGCGGATGCCGCGGCATCCGCCCCTGCGCTGGACGGCACGATCGTAGACCGGACGTACCACGGCAGCCACAGCGTCTACACGGTCGCCGTCGCGGACTCCACGCTCCGCGTGAGCGTGCCGGCGGCCGCGTCAGCGCGGCGGTGGAACCCCGGCGACGCGGTGCGCGTCGGCGTGGACCCGCAGTGGATCCTGCAGTACCCGGCGGCGTGA
- a CDS encoding extracellular solute-binding protein: MVDIRKKRWALIGLTAAAAVALSGCAGESGDAAGTEGPDAGGSGEKIIVYTNSNSDGRGEWITEKAKEAGFDIEIVGLGGADLTNRIIAEKNNPVGDVVFGLNNMFFEQLKAEDAIEAYEPSWSGEVPQESGDPADGAYWPLVEQAIVTVYDQNRITDPPADLEELYTGTGYAGRYEVNTALGQATPQLVLASILTENLDKDGDLGVSDKGWDLVADYFANGSPAVEGTDLYARITRDEVDYGVLPSSGIAARDEEYGTKTGIIVPEYGVPYVTEQIAPIAGSGNEEQAQKFIDWFGSAEVQGEFAAEFNAMPVNEKAIEKANPEVVKLMDNLPRQDIDFGFVSEHLGDWVEKVTLEYIG; encoded by the coding sequence ATGGTCGACATCCGAAAGAAGCGCTGGGCCCTCATCGGGCTCACGGCCGCGGCAGCAGTTGCACTCAGCGGCTGCGCCGGCGAGAGCGGCGACGCCGCCGGCACCGAGGGTCCCGACGCGGGCGGCTCCGGCGAGAAGATCATCGTCTACACGAACTCCAACAGCGACGGCCGCGGCGAGTGGATCACCGAGAAGGCGAAGGAGGCCGGCTTCGACATCGAGATCGTCGGACTCGGCGGCGCTGACCTCACGAACCGCATCATCGCCGAGAAGAACAACCCGGTCGGCGACGTGGTCTTCGGCCTCAACAACATGTTCTTCGAGCAGCTCAAGGCCGAGGACGCGATCGAGGCGTACGAGCCGAGCTGGAGCGGCGAGGTGCCCCAGGAGTCCGGCGACCCCGCAGACGGCGCATACTGGCCGCTGGTGGAGCAGGCGATCGTGACCGTCTACGACCAGAACCGCATCACCGACCCGCCCGCCGACCTCGAGGAGCTGTACACCGGCACCGGCTACGCCGGACGCTACGAGGTCAACACGGCACTCGGCCAGGCCACGCCGCAGCTCGTGCTCGCCAGCATCCTCACGGAGAACCTCGACAAGGACGGCGACCTGGGCGTCAGCGACAAGGGCTGGGACCTCGTCGCGGACTACTTCGCCAACGGGTCGCCCGCGGTCGAGGGCACCGACCTGTACGCGCGCATCACGCGCGACGAGGTGGACTACGGCGTGCTGCCCTCCAGCGGGATCGCAGCACGCGACGAGGAGTACGGCACCAAGACGGGCATCATCGTCCCCGAGTACGGCGTCCCGTACGTGACGGAGCAGATCGCGCCGATCGCGGGCTCCGGAAACGAGGAGCAGGCGCAGAAGTTCATCGACTGGTTCGGCAGCGCCGAGGTCCAGGGCGAGTTCGCGGCGGAGTTCAACGCCATGCCCGTGAACGAGAAGGCCATCGAGAAGGCGAACCCCGAGGTCGTGAAGCTGATGGACAACCTGCCCCGGCAGGACATCGACTTCGGCTTCGTGAGCGAACACCTCGGCGACTGGGTCGAGAAGGTCACGCTCGAGTACATCGGCTGA
- a CDS encoding NmrA family NAD(P)-binding protein, protein MIVVTTPTGRVGRRLVSHLLERGSAVRVIVRDGNQLDSGIRERVDIVEGTHADERVLDRALRGAEALFWLVPPDPTAPSAEEHYLRFARAGAASIRRNRVGRVVAVTSAGHGWRGPAGLLSAAFMMDAELRATGAAFRAISLPFYMENLAGQLDGMRTRGTLSLTFAPDRPLAMVATRDIAAHAADLLTDPSWSGQQDVPLFAPDRWTPDDIARVLSEEIGSPVAYRRMSIDDFAGMLRARGAGERAIRDTVEMFAAQDQGIYDEDWKTATIAATDFRTWCREELLIGTDEHPAGARRRTGADAVLPS, encoded by the coding sequence ATGATCGTCGTCACCACCCCGACCGGACGCGTCGGCCGCCGGCTCGTTTCGCATCTGCTCGAGCGCGGCAGCGCCGTGCGCGTCATCGTCCGAGACGGGAACCAGCTCGACAGCGGCATCCGAGAGCGAGTCGACATCGTCGAGGGGACGCATGCCGACGAGCGCGTTCTCGACCGCGCTCTGCGCGGGGCCGAAGCGCTGTTCTGGCTCGTCCCGCCCGACCCGACCGCGCCCAGCGCGGAGGAGCACTATCTGCGCTTCGCTCGTGCGGGAGCGGCATCCATCCGCCGCAATCGCGTCGGCCGCGTCGTCGCCGTGACGAGCGCGGGACACGGATGGCGCGGGCCGGCCGGGCTGCTGTCGGCGGCGTTCATGATGGATGCCGAGCTGCGGGCCACGGGCGCCGCCTTCCGGGCGATCTCGCTGCCGTTCTACATGGAGAACCTCGCCGGTCAGCTGGACGGCATGCGGACCCGCGGAACACTCTCTCTCACCTTCGCCCCCGACCGGCCGCTCGCCATGGTCGCGACGCGCGACATCGCCGCGCACGCCGCCGATCTGCTGACGGATCCATCGTGGTCGGGCCAGCAGGACGTGCCGCTGTTCGCGCCCGATCGCTGGACGCCCGACGACATCGCCCGCGTGCTGAGCGAGGAGATCGGCTCCCCGGTCGCCTACCGGCGCATGAGCATCGACGACTTCGCGGGGATGCTGCGGGCGCGCGGCGCGGGCGAGCGGGCGATCAGAGACACGGTCGAGATGTTCGCGGCCCAGGACCAGGGGATCTACGACGAGGACTGGAAGACCGCGACGATCGCCGCGACCGACTTCCGTACGTGGTGCAGGGAGGAGCTGCTCATCGGGACGGACGAACACCCGGCCGGGGCACGCCGCAGGACCGGCGCGGACGCGGTGCTGCCGAGTTGA
- a CDS encoding TetR/AcrR family transcriptional regulator — MMNASSRSLRADARRNRDAVLDAASELFALRGDDVQMGEIAARAGLGVGTLYRHFADKEALRAAIIGRRFEAMIAIARAAEELEDPWAAFETLLVEYLKSAEPDVAFRLAVLDRREPAWDRIAAEKDAFGEIIRRIVRRAVDAGHLRADFSAQDFILVARGAMANMSDGDDWRRHLDLMLNGIRA; from the coding sequence ATGATGAACGCTTCCTCCCGATCGCTGCGCGCCGACGCGCGTCGCAACCGCGATGCGGTGCTCGACGCGGCATCCGAGCTCTTCGCCCTGCGCGGCGACGACGTGCAGATGGGCGAGATCGCCGCGCGCGCGGGACTCGGCGTGGGGACGCTGTACCGGCACTTCGCCGACAAGGAGGCTCTGCGTGCGGCGATCATCGGCCGACGCTTCGAGGCGATGATCGCGATCGCGCGCGCCGCCGAGGAGCTCGAGGATCCGTGGGCGGCGTTCGAGACGCTGCTCGTCGAGTACCTGAAGTCCGCCGAGCCCGACGTCGCCTTCCGCCTGGCGGTCCTCGACCGGCGGGAGCCTGCGTGGGACCGCATCGCCGCCGAGAAGGACGCGTTCGGCGAGATCATCCGGCGCATCGTGCGTCGAGCGGTGGATGCCGGTCATCTGCGAGCCGACTTCTCGGCTCAGGACTTCATCCTGGTCGCTCGAGGCGCGATGGCGAACATGTCCGACGGGGATGACTGGCGACGTCACCTCGATCTCATGCTCAACGGCATCCGCGCCTGA
- a CDS encoding PadR family transcriptional regulator codes for MNNSSFPFGGHGGSGRGGSGFGGPGFGGPGFGGAGGAASAFFEAMDQLRKSFDPRPSGGSRMARGDVRTAVLTLLAEKPMHGYQIISEIAERSGGTWKPSAGSVYPTLQLLADEGLITAEEQNGRKTYSLTEAGAAVAAEASESPAPWESTTRDGSRDHARFSALPKAGVDLAAAAAQVGRTGSPEQVQQAIDVLDDARRKLYSILAQD; via the coding sequence ATGAACAACAGCTCGTTCCCCTTCGGCGGTCACGGCGGCTCCGGGCGCGGCGGCTCCGGTTTCGGTGGTCCAGGCTTCGGCGGCCCGGGCTTCGGCGGCGCCGGCGGCGCGGCATCCGCCTTCTTCGAGGCCATGGACCAGCTCCGCAAGTCGTTCGACCCTCGCCCGAGCGGCGGTTCGCGCATGGCCCGGGGCGACGTCCGCACGGCCGTCCTCACGCTGCTCGCCGAGAAGCCCATGCACGGGTATCAGATCATCAGCGAGATCGCCGAGCGTAGCGGCGGCACCTGGAAGCCGAGCGCCGGATCGGTGTACCCGACGCTGCAGCTGCTCGCCGACGAGGGGCTCATCACAGCCGAGGAGCAGAACGGCCGCAAGACCTACTCGCTCACCGAAGCGGGCGCCGCCGTCGCCGCCGAGGCATCCGAATCGCCCGCGCCCTGGGAGTCGACGACCCGCGACGGCTCGCGCGACCACGCCCGCTTCAGCGCGCTCCCGAAGGCCGGGGTCGATCTCGCCGCGGCGGCCGCGCAGGTCGGCCGCACGGGTTCGCCCGAGCAGGTGCAGCAGGCCATCGACGTGCTCGACGACGCCCGCCGTAAGCTGTACTCCATCCTCGCCCAGGACTGA